The Roseococcus microcysteis genome contains a region encoding:
- a CDS encoding cyclase family protein → MPRRIIDISVALKAGIASDPPRMLPEINYIDHHMSAPAMAEEFGIRLDQLPEGEYAAVEQVRISTHNGTHLDAPYHFFSRMNERLVPGGEPSWRIDEVPLDWCFQPGVKLDFRHMEDGYVCTPADVQAELKRIGHTLKPLEIVVVNTRAGSRYGHDDFIHSGCGMGKEATLWLLEQGVRVTGTDGWSWDAPFSHTRRKVQETGDAGLIWEGHRAGREIGYCHMEKLSNLEALPADGFMISCFPVKIHRASAGWIRAVAIIEE, encoded by the coding sequence GTGCCCCGCCGCATCATTGACATCTCCGTGGCCCTCAAGGCCGGGATCGCCAGCGACCCGCCGCGCATGCTGCCGGAGATCAACTATATCGACCACCACATGTCCGCCCCCGCCATGGCGGAGGAGTTCGGCATCCGCCTGGACCAGCTGCCCGAGGGCGAATACGCGGCCGTCGAGCAGGTCCGCATCTCCACCCACAACGGCACGCATCTGGACGCGCCCTACCACTTCTTCAGCCGCATGAACGAACGCCTGGTGCCGGGCGGCGAGCCCTCCTGGCGCATTGACGAGGTGCCGCTCGACTGGTGCTTCCAGCCCGGCGTGAAGCTCGACTTCCGGCACATGGAGGATGGCTATGTCTGCACGCCGGCCGATGTGCAGGCGGAACTCAAGCGCATCGGCCACACGCTGAAGCCGCTGGAAATCGTGGTGGTGAACACCCGCGCGGGCAGCCGCTATGGCCATGACGACTTCATCCACAGCGGCTGCGGCATGGGCAAGGAAGCCACGCTCTGGCTGCTGGAGCAGGGGGTGCGCGTGACCGGCACGGATGGCTGGAGCTGGGACGCGCCCTTCTCCCACACCCGCCGCAAGGTCCAGGAGACGGGGGATGCGGGCCTGATCTGGGAAGGCCACCGCGCCGGCCGCGAGATTGGCTATTGCCACATGGAGAAGCTGTCGAACCTCGAAGCTCTGCCGGCCGATGGCTTCATGATCTCCTGCTTCCCGGTGAAGATCCACCGCGCCTCGGCCGGCTGGATCCGCGCCGTCGCCATCATCGAGGAGTGA
- a CDS encoding extracellular solute-binding protein, with the protein MQSFQQDCVELALAKYRRGEMDRRTLLAGLAALGLSAALAGEAGAQTPQNIVMVNWGGMANQAFGRFYGEPFMAANPGFRVVQDSTGPSAGRIRSMVESGRVTWDLCDSSATSAFLLGGMNLLTPVDYSVVNREHVIGPTFALEHGAAPYSFSNVLVYDSTKFQTAPTSWADFWDLRRFPGTRLLRRDAAGALDAAQMSLGRPLSELYPLDVRASLARVREIRRNLVFWTSGAESEQFIRTGEAVMGQIWHTRAKVLEQESNGRFKFIWNQGILQPGIFVMPRGNPAGAAAQRLLASMLANAEQQVELLKFFGNGPTNPAAAPLVPEEYKRFNPTEPANAAVQVAQNGRWWGENYARVNADYIDMVTG; encoded by the coding sequence ATGCAGAGCTTCCAGCAGGATTGCGTCGAATTGGCGCTGGCGAAATACCGGCGCGGGGAGATGGACCGCCGCACGCTGCTGGCGGGGCTCGCCGCCCTCGGCCTCAGCGCGGCATTGGCCGGCGAGGCCGGGGCGCAGACGCCGCAGAACATCGTGATGGTGAACTGGGGCGGCATGGCCAACCAGGCCTTTGGCCGCTTCTATGGCGAGCCCTTCATGGCCGCCAATCCGGGCTTCCGCGTCGTGCAGGACAGCACGGGGCCCTCGGCCGGCCGCATCCGTTCCATGGTGGAGAGCGGGCGCGTCACCTGGGACCTCTGCGACAGCTCCGCCACCTCCGCCTTCCTGCTGGGCGGCATGAATTTGCTGACGCCGGTGGACTACAGCGTGGTGAACCGCGAGCACGTGATCGGGCCGACCTTCGCGCTCGAACATGGCGCGGCGCCGTATTCCTTCAGCAATGTGCTGGTCTATGACAGCACGAAATTCCAGACCGCGCCCACAAGCTGGGCGGATTTCTGGGACCTTCGCCGCTTCCCCGGCACGCGGCTGCTGCGGCGTGACGCGGCGGGCGCGCTGGACGCGGCGCAGATGTCGCTGGGCCGGCCCTTGTCGGAACTCTATCCGCTGGATGTGCGCGCCTCGCTCGCTCGCGTGCGGGAAATCCGGCGCAACCTGGTCTTCTGGACCTCGGGCGCGGAGTCGGAGCAGTTCATCCGCACGGGCGAGGCGGTGATGGGCCAGATCTGGCACACCCGCGCCAAGGTGCTGGAGCAGGAGAGCAACGGGCGGTTCAAGTTCATCTGGAACCAGGGCATCCTGCAGCCCGGCATCTTCGTCATGCCCCGCGGCAACCCGGCGGGGGCGGCGGCGCAGCGGCTGCTGGCCTCGATGCTGGCCAATGCCGAGCAGCAGGTGGAATTGCTGAAGTTCTTCGGCAATGGCCCGACCAACCCCGCCGCCGCACCTCTCGTCCCCGAGGAATACAAGCGCTTCAACCCGACCGAACCCGCCAATGCCGCCGTGCAGGTGGCGCAGAACGGGCGCTGGTGGGGTGAGAACTATGCCCGGGTGAATGCCGACTACATCGACATGGTGACCGGCTGA
- the fahA gene encoding fumarylacetoacetase — MTPDATHDPALTSWVASAQAPGCDFPIQNLPHGVFSTAGGAPRGGVAIGDMILDVGAAVRLGLLRGEAAEAASAPSLNGLMALGRAAELRRDISALLAAGSTAEAHAGALLVPMAQARMHLPTTIANFSDFMASIDHCARLGVRRDPKNPLPQAFRHLPVAYHSRASSVRVSGEAVVRPHGQWPREDGAVRFSPTEAMDFELELAIWIAGENALGTPVTMDQAPGRIFGVGLLNDWSARDIQRWEMPPLGPFLAKSLSTTVSPWVVTMEALAPFARPAPSIEPPPLPHLDSAWNRAVGALGIRMQALILTPRMRAEGAAPAVLTDTDFAHLYWTCAQMVAHHGSNGCNLLPGDLLGSGTASGPEDSARACLAEILLTGPVTLPNGETRNYLLDGDEIIFRARAEAPGATPIGFGECRGEIAPATAWPH, encoded by the coding sequence ATGACCCCCGACGCCACCCATGACCCCGCCCTGACCAGTTGGGTCGCCTCGGCCCAGGCGCCGGGCTGCGACTTCCCCATCCAGAACCTGCCGCATGGCGTGTTCAGCACCGCGGGCGGCGCGCCGCGCGGGGGCGTGGCCATCGGCGACATGATCCTGGATGTGGGGGCGGCGGTCCGCCTTGGCCTGCTGCGCGGCGAGGCGGCGGAGGCCGCTTCCGCCCCCAGCCTGAACGGGCTCATGGCGCTGGGGCGCGCGGCGGAGTTGCGGCGCGACATCTCGGCCCTGCTGGCCGCCGGCTCCACCGCCGAGGCCCATGCCGGCGCGCTGCTCGTGCCCATGGCGCAGGCGCGGATGCACCTGCCGACGACCATCGCCAATTTCTCCGACTTCATGGCCAGCATTGACCATTGCGCGCGGCTGGGCGTGCGGCGGGACCCGAAGAACCCCTTGCCCCAGGCCTTCCGCCATTTGCCCGTGGCCTACCATTCCCGCGCCAGCTCCGTGCGCGTCAGCGGGGAGGCGGTGGTCCGCCCGCATGGCCAATGGCCGCGCGAGGATGGCGCCGTGCGCTTCTCGCCCACGGAGGCGATGGATTTCGAACTCGAACTCGCCATCTGGATCGCGGGCGAGAACGCGCTCGGCACCCCCGTCACCATGGACCAGGCGCCCGGCCGCATCTTCGGCGTGGGGCTGCTGAACGACTGGTCGGCGCGCGACATCCAGCGCTGGGAGATGCCGCCGCTCGGTCCCTTCCTGGCCAAGAGCCTCTCCACCACCGTCTCGCCCTGGGTGGTGACGATGGAGGCGCTGGCGCCCTTCGCGCGGCCCGCGCCCAGCATCGAACCGCCGCCGCTGCCGCATCTGGACAGCGCGTGGAACCGCGCGGTGGGTGCGCTCGGCATCCGCATGCAGGCGTTGATCCTTACACCGCGCATGCGCGCGGAAGGCGCGGCGCCGGCCGTGCTGACCGACACCGACTTCGCCCATCTCTACTGGACCTGCGCGCAGATGGTGGCCCACCACGGCAGCAATGGCTGCAATTTGCTGCCCGGCGACCTGCTCGGCAGTGGCACCGCCTCCGGCCCGGAGGACAGCGCCCGCGCCTGCCTCGCCGAAATCCTGCTGACCGGCCCCGTCACGCTGCCCAATGGCGAGACGCGGAACTATCTGCTGGATGGCGACGAGATCATCTTCCGCGCCCGCGCCGAGGCCCCCGGCGCCACCCCCATCGGATTCGGCGAATGCCGGGGCGAGATCGCGCCCGCCACCGCCTGGCCCCACTGA
- a CDS encoding tripartite tricarboxylate transporter substrate binding protein, protein MRRLFLALALLAPMPAFAWPERPITIINPYAAGSSTDAAARALADSFTRELGQNVIVTSQSGASGVVGMRALTQAAPDGHTLAYAPLVPLVFQPHLVRNTGLGPEAVAPVCNVTENILGIMVKADSPIRNLTDLVAAARQRVLNYGSPGPNSAPFLGVHRIQAAAGGQYTHIPFRGDNASLLEVIAGRLDFAAIVVASGVPMARAGQVRLIAVFSEGRHPAFPDVPTAREQGVDALQPSYAALFAPRGTPAAVLERLEGACRRAMDTDGFRRFTENWGAVPSFRPRAELARMLASEYEAAGRTFRELGVQPE, encoded by the coding sequence ATGCGCCGCCTGTTCCTGGCCCTCGCCCTGCTGGCGCCCATGCCCGCCTTCGCCTGGCCCGAGCGCCCCATCACCATCATCAACCCCTATGCCGCCGGCAGCAGCACCGACGCCGCCGCCCGCGCGCTGGCGGACTCCTTCACGCGCGAGTTGGGGCAGAACGTCATCGTCACCTCGCAATCCGGCGCCTCGGGCGTGGTGGGCATGCGGGCGCTGACCCAGGCCGCGCCCGATGGCCACACGTTGGCCTATGCGCCGCTGGTGCCCCTGGTGTTCCAGCCGCATCTGGTGCGGAACACGGGTCTTGGCCCTGAGGCCGTGGCGCCGGTCTGCAACGTGACCGAGAACATCCTCGGCATCATGGTGAAGGCCGACAGCCCCATCCGGAACCTGACCGACCTGGTGGCGGCGGCGCGACAGCGTGTGCTGAACTATGGCTCGCCCGGGCCCAATTCGGCGCCCTTCCTGGGTGTGCACCGCATCCAGGCGGCGGCGGGTGGCCAATACACGCACATCCCCTTCCGGGGCGACAATGCGTCGCTGCTGGAGGTGATCGCGGGGCGGCTCGACTTCGCGGCGATCGTGGTGGCCTCGGGCGTGCCGATGGCGCGGGCGGGGCAGGTGCGGCTGATCGCGGTGTTCTCGGAAGGCCGTCATCCCGCCTTCCCCGACGTGCCCACGGCGCGCGAGCAGGGGGTGGATGCGCTGCAACCCTCCTACGCCGCGCTCTTCGCCCCGCGCGGCACGCCGGCCGCGGTGCTGGAGCGGCTGGAGGGCGCCTGCCGCCGCGCGATGGACACGGATGGCTTCCGCCGCTTCACCGAGAACTGGGGCGCGGTGCCCAGCTTCCGCCCGCGCGCGGAACTGGCGCGGATGCTGGCCAGCGAATACGAGGCTGCCGGCCGCACCTTCCGTGAGTTGGGCGTGCAGCCGGAGTAG
- a CDS encoding tripartite tricarboxylate transporter substrate binding protein: MLSKSVRAALALLLLPATAMAQGWAPERPVTIVNPYAAGSTTDTLARTLAQGMTARLAQPVVVQNRDGAAGGIGTAFVTRAAPDGHTLLFAPAVVLSVLPARGDPGYGPEALVPICQTFENAMAIAVRPDSPFTTLADLVAAARARPGAVTFGHQGIASIPHLAALELAEAARLQFQDVPYRGEPAVLTDLRAGRVDFAVTVMGSLAGQNMRVLGVFAPARHPLMPEVPTVAEQGFPVAPTSFGGLFAPAGTPQAARVALEAACLAAARDEAYRAVAARVFQPETPEAPADALAARLARDIADKRRLLTAIGAAR; encoded by the coding sequence ATGTTGTCCAAAAGCGTCCGGGCCGCGCTGGCCCTGCTGCTGCTGCCGGCGACGGCCATGGCCCAAGGTTGGGCGCCGGAGCGCCCCGTCACCATCGTGAACCCCTATGCCGCCGGCAGCACCACCGACACGCTGGCGCGCACCCTGGCCCAGGGCATGACGGCGCGGTTGGCGCAGCCCGTGGTGGTGCAGAACCGCGATGGCGCCGCGGGCGGTATTGGAACGGCCTTCGTGACGCGCGCGGCGCCGGACGGGCACACGCTGCTGTTCGCGCCCGCTGTCGTGCTCTCCGTCCTGCCGGCGCGCGGCGATCCGGGCTATGGGCCGGAGGCGCTGGTGCCCATCTGCCAGACCTTCGAGAACGCGATGGCGATTGCCGTGCGGCCCGACAGCCCCTTCACCACCCTGGCCGATTTGGTGGCGGCGGCGCGGGCGCGGCCCGGCGCGGTTACCTTCGGGCACCAGGGCATCGCGTCCATCCCGCATCTGGCCGCGCTGGAACTGGCCGAGGCGGCGCGGCTGCAATTCCAGGACGTGCCCTATCGGGGCGAGCCCGCGGTCCTCACCGATTTGCGCGCCGGAAGGGTGGATTTCGCGGTGACCGTCATGGGCTCTTTGGCCGGGCAGAACATGCGGGTGCTGGGCGTCTTCGCCCCCGCCCGCCACCCGCTGATGCCCGAGGTGCCCACCGTCGCCGAGCAGGGCTTCCCCGTGGCGCCGACCAGCTTCGGCGGCCTCTTCGCCCCCGCCGGCACGCCGCAAGCCGCCCGCGTGGCGCTGGAGGCCGCCTGCCTGGCCGCCGCCCGCGACGAGGCCTATCGCGCCGTCGCCGCCCGCGTCTTCCAGCCCGAGACCCCCGAAGCCCCGGCCGACGCCCTGGCCGCGCGGCTGGCCCGCGACATCGCCGACAAGCGCCGCCTGCTGACCGCCATCGGCGCCGCCCGCTGA
- a CDS encoding class II aldolase/adducin family protein — MSLPPPPVRPDPNRTPTEQELREDLAAAYRLIAHFGMTDLVFTHLSVRLPGPGHRFLVNPYGLLFEEVTASSLVAVDAEGEPLQETSWPVNPAGFVIHSAIHTGREDAACVMHTHTIAGMAVAAQEQGLLPLNQISIEFAGRVAIHEYEGIAADDNLSERQRLVRDLGSHNCMILRNHGLLTVGRTVAEAFYYMYYLEQSCRIQLAAQSGGKALTMPPPEVVERTRDQFGSGPTKGWLPWQALRRKLDRQQPDYKS; from the coding sequence ATGTCCCTTCCCCCGCCGCCCGTCCGCCCCGACCCCAACCGCACGCCGACCGAACAGGAGCTGCGCGAGGATCTGGCCGCGGCCTACCGCCTCATCGCGCATTTCGGCATGACGGACCTGGTGTTCACGCACCTGTCCGTGCGGCTGCCGGGGCCGGGACATCGGTTCCTGGTGAACCCCTATGGGCTGCTGTTCGAGGAGGTCACGGCCTCCTCCCTCGTCGCCGTGGACGCGGAGGGCGAGCCCTTGCAGGAGACCTCCTGGCCGGTGAACCCGGCGGGCTTCGTCATCCATTCGGCCATCCACACCGGGCGTGAGGATGCGGCTTGCGTCATGCACACCCACACCATCGCGGGCATGGCGGTGGCGGCGCAGGAACAGGGGCTGCTGCCGCTGAACCAGATCAGCATCGAATTCGCGGGGCGCGTCGCCATCCATGAATACGAGGGCATCGCGGCGGACGACAACCTGTCGGAACGCCAGCGCCTGGTGCGCGACCTGGGCAGCCACAACTGCATGATCCTGCGCAACCACGGGCTGCTGACGGTGGGGCGCACCGTGGCCGAGGCCTTCTACTACATGTACTACCTGGAGCAGTCCTGCCGAATCCAGCTCGCCGCGCAATCGGGCGGCAAGGCGCTGACCATGCCGCCGCCCGAGGTGGTGGAGCGCACGCGCGACCAGTTCGGCAGCGGCCCCACCAAGGGCTGGCTGCCCTGGCAGGCGCTGCGCCGCAAGCTCGACCGCCAGCAGCCGGACTACAAGTCGTGA
- a CDS encoding ABC transporter permease: MTASGRASLGWWLLLLPAVALVLFFYVAPIAQVLTISFTEPEPGLGNYERLLTSEGIQRVIFTTLRICLLTTAFALLLGYAIAYAITLASPRARNWWILAVLVPLWISVLVRAFAWVTLLRRQGLVNNTLMQAGVISEPLPLVWNEFGILVGMVHYMVPFAVLPMLASMREIDMRLLAAARGLGASRGQVFRQVFLPLSMPGVIAAGVLVFIFSLGFYITPAILGGGRTLMVAEWIALQILDLIRWGLGTMMATMLVVAIMVTLLVFSRVVDLRRMFGSGGG, from the coding sequence ATGACGGCCTCCGGCCGCGCGAGCCTGGGCTGGTGGCTGCTGCTGCTGCCCGCCGTGGCGCTGGTGCTGTTCTTCTACGTGGCGCCCATCGCGCAGGTGCTGACCATCTCCTTCACCGAGCCCGAGCCGGGCCTCGGCAATTACGAACGCCTGCTGACCTCGGAGGGCATCCAGCGCGTCATCTTCACCACGCTGCGCATCTGCCTGCTGACCACCGCCTTCGCGCTGCTGCTGGGCTATGCCATCGCCTATGCCATCACCCTCGCCTCGCCGCGGGCGCGCAACTGGTGGATCCTGGCGGTGCTGGTGCCGTTGTGGATCTCGGTGCTGGTGCGGGCCTTCGCCTGGGTCACGCTGCTGCGCCGCCAAGGGCTGGTGAACAACACGCTGATGCAGGCGGGCGTGATCAGCGAACCGCTGCCGCTGGTGTGGAACGAATTCGGCATCCTGGTCGGCATGGTGCACTACATGGTGCCCTTCGCGGTGCTGCCCATGCTGGCCTCCATGCGCGAGATCGACATGCGGCTGCTGGCGGCCGCGCGGGGGCTTGGCGCCTCGCGCGGGCAGGTGTTCCGCCAGGTCTTCCTGCCGCTCTCCATGCCCGGCGTGATCGCGGCCGGCGTGCTGGTCTTCATCTTCTCGCTGGGCTTCTACATCACGCCCGCCATCCTGGGCGGCGGCCGCACGCTGATGGTGGCGGAGTGGATCGCGCTGCAGATCCTGGACCTGATCCGCTGGGGGCTGGGCACCATGATGGCGACCATGCTGGTGGTGGCCATCATGGTCACGCTGCTGGTCTTTTCCCGGGTGGTGGACCTGCGGCGCATGTTCGGCAGCGGGGGGGGCTGA
- a CDS encoding ABC transporter permease, with amino-acid sequence MHGTHGAGPFGRGLAWITALYLVLPILIVLPVALTDQRFLSLPHEGLSLQHFRTVLTSEEWLGSIWQSFTIALASTVLSVVAGTLCAIGCWRISRRATDLVRLLMLLPLIIPSIVYAIGLYRYFGPLDLLDRFLGVVIAHGVTGIPYVVITVSTALAAFDPRLEQAARGMGASLMQTLRWVILPRIMPGIVSGAIFAFIHSWDELVMVLFIASRDVFTLPRRIWDGINENLDPAMAAVAVLLIVFTLLLLLVDMALRRRAQ; translated from the coding sequence ATGCATGGAACCCATGGCGCCGGGCCCTTCGGGCGGGGGCTGGCCTGGATCACGGCGCTCTACCTCGTGCTGCCCATCCTGATCGTGCTGCCGGTGGCGCTGACGGACCAGCGTTTCCTCTCGCTGCCGCATGAGGGGCTGAGCCTGCAGCACTTCCGTACGGTGCTGACCTCGGAGGAATGGCTGGGCTCCATCTGGCAGTCCTTCACCATCGCGCTCGCTTCCACGGTGCTGTCGGTGGTGGCGGGGACGCTGTGCGCCATCGGCTGCTGGCGCATCTCGCGGCGCGCGACGGACCTCGTGCGGCTGCTGATGTTGCTGCCGCTGATCATCCCCTCCATCGTCTACGCGATCGGGCTGTATCGCTATTTCGGGCCGCTCGACCTGCTGGACCGCTTCCTGGGCGTGGTCATCGCCCATGGCGTCACGGGCATTCCCTATGTGGTCATCACCGTCTCGACGGCCCTGGCCGCCTTCGACCCGCGGCTGGAGCAGGCGGCGCGGGGCATGGGGGCCTCGCTCATGCAGACGCTGCGTTGGGTGATCCTGCCGCGCATCATGCCGGGCATCGTCTCGGGCGCCATCTTCGCCTTCATCCATTCTTGGGATGAGCTGGTGATGGTGCTGTTCATCGCGAGCCGCGACGTGTTCACCCTGCCCCGCCGCATCTGGGACGGGATCAACGAGAACCTCGACCCCGCCATGGCGGCGGTGGCGGTGCTGCTGATCGTGTTCACGCTGCTGCTGTTGCTGGTGGACATGGCGCTGCGGCGGCGCGCGCAGTAG
- a CDS encoding 2-hydroxyacid dehydrogenase: MILVVKSGGPEAVLEWRRGFGDLVPGLEVRDWNDPDVTPEMVDYALVWDPEPGRLAAMPRLRAIFGSGAGVDHIVADPSLPAGVPIVRCVPDEATQRMGEFVVWAVLSLAKEARRMALAQAAREWAAVDPPFAAADRTVGIMGLGAMGQRSAEMLRALGIPVRGWSRSRKSIPGVECFAGAEERDAFLSGCDVLVCLLPATAETQGLLAAPLLAKLPRGAGLVQVGRGAQQVLPDIIAALDSGQLSGAVLDVFTPEPLPSDSPAWAHPSIIVTPHVASLPSRAERARYVARAIAALERGETLPHLYDPARGY; this comes from the coding sequence GTGATCCTGGTGGTGAAGTCGGGCGGCCCCGAGGCCGTCCTGGAATGGCGTCGCGGCTTCGGTGACCTGGTGCCGGGCCTGGAGGTCCGGGACTGGAATGACCCGGACGTGACGCCCGAGATGGTGGACTACGCGTTGGTCTGGGACCCCGAGCCGGGGCGGCTCGCCGCCATGCCCAGGCTGCGCGCCATCTTCGGCTCGGGCGCGGGCGTGGATCACATCGTGGCGGATCCGAGCCTGCCGGCGGGCGTGCCCATCGTGCGCTGCGTGCCCGACGAGGCCACGCAGCGCATGGGCGAATTCGTGGTGTGGGCCGTGCTGTCGCTCGCCAAGGAGGCGCGGCGCATGGCGCTGGCCCAGGCCGCGCGGGAATGGGCGGCGGTGGACCCGCCCTTCGCCGCGGCGGACCGCACCGTGGGCATCATGGGCCTCGGCGCCATGGGCCAGCGTTCGGCCGAGATGCTGCGTGCGCTGGGCATTCCGGTGCGCGGCTGGTCGCGCAGCCGCAAATCCATCCCCGGCGTCGAGTGCTTCGCGGGTGCGGAGGAGCGTGACGCCTTCCTCTCCGGCTGCGACGTGCTGGTCTGCCTGCTGCCCGCCACCGCCGAAACCCAGGGCCTTCTCGCGGCGCCGCTGCTGGCGAAGCTGCCGCGCGGCGCGGGGCTGGTGCAGGTGGGGCGCGGGGCGCAGCAGGTGCTGCCCGACATCATCGCCGCCCTCGATTCCGGGCAGCTCTCGGGCGCGGTGCTGGACGTGTTCACGCCCGAGCCCCTGCCATCCGACAGCCCGGCCTGGGCGCATCCTTCCATCATCGTCACCCCCCATGTGGCCAGCCTGCCCAGCCGCGCCGAGCGCGCGCGCTACGTGGCCCGCGCCATCGCCGCGCTGGAGCGTGGCGAGACGCTTCCCCATCTCTACGACCCCGCGCGAGGCTATTGA
- a CDS encoding VOC family protein, whose product MAPFGSVCAQRTGARHGPPIQALGYLELRASNLDDWAGFGPRMLGLMLAEKTQSELAFRMDDRRQRILVSGDTHDGLGAMGWEVADAAALDTLAARLEGAGVAVARGSQALADQRRVAALILAADPLGNRLEFFHGPEVATAAFIPGRAISGFRTGPLGMGHAVLTVPRVDEVLPFYRDVLGFGLSDWVEQPFRGYFLHVNGRHHSLALIETGRAGMHHLMMECLSLDDVGQGYDLAQAEEGRVATTLGRHTNDWMTSFYARTPGGFLVEYGWGGRHIEPETWQAERMDSGPSLWGHDRIWAGPEAVAAGRRMRMEAASRGERAPVQVLHGNHTRMPGACPWWDGLQG is encoded by the coding sequence GTGGCGCCGTTCGGTTCAGTATGCGCGCAAAGAACAGGAGCGCGCCATGGCCCCCCGATCCAGGCTCTCGGCTATCTCGAACTCCGCGCCAGCAATCTCGACGACTGGGCGGGCTTCGGCCCGCGCATGCTGGGGCTGATGCTGGCGGAGAAGACGCAATCCGAACTGGCCTTCCGCATGGATGACCGGCGGCAGCGCATCCTCGTCAGCGGCGACACCCATGACGGGCTGGGCGCCATGGGCTGGGAGGTGGCGGATGCGGCGGCCCTCGACACCCTGGCCGCGCGGCTGGAGGGCGCGGGCGTGGCGGTCGCGCGTGGCAGCCAGGCCCTGGCCGACCAGCGGCGGGTGGCGGCGCTCATCCTGGCCGCCGACCCGCTGGGCAATCGCCTGGAATTCTTCCACGGGCCGGAGGTGGCCACCGCCGCCTTCATCCCCGGCCGGGCCATCTCGGGCTTCCGCACCGGGCCGCTCGGCATGGGGCATGCGGTGCTGACGGTGCCGCGCGTGGACGAGGTGCTGCCCTTCTACCGCGACGTGCTGGGCTTCGGCCTCTCCGACTGGGTCGAGCAGCCCTTCCGCGGCTATTTCCTGCATGTGAACGGCCGGCATCATTCGCTGGCGCTGATCGAGACCGGGCGCGCGGGCATGCACCACCTGATGATGGAATGCCTCAGCCTGGACGATGTCGGCCAGGGCTATGACCTGGCCCAGGCCGAGGAAGGGCGGGTCGCCACCACCCTCGGCCGCCACACCAATGACTGGATGACCAGCTTCTACGCCCGCACCCCCGGCGGCTTCCTGGTGGAATATGGCTGGGGCGGCCGGCACATCGAGCCTGAGACCTGGCAGGCGGAGCGCATGGACAGCGGCCCCAGCCTCTGGGGCCATGACCGCATCTGGGCGGGCCCCGAGGCCGTGGCGGCGGGCCGCCGCATGCGGATGGAGGCCGCTTCCCGCGGCGAACGCGCGCCGGTGCAGGTGCTGCACGGCAACCACACCCGCATGCCCGGCGCCTGCCCCTGGTGGGACGGTTTGCAGGGCTGA
- a CDS encoding ABC transporter ATP-binding protein: MKGHALSLRRLTKRYGDFTAVEDVSLEVEQGQFLTLLGPSGSGKTTILMAVAGFVEPTDGHVLLDGRDITPLPPEKRDFGMVFQGYALFPHMSVADNVAFPLRVRGQSRADRDAKVRAALDLVQLSAFAERLPKQLSGGQQQRVALARALVFDPNLLLLDEPLSALDKKLRAELQEELKALHRRIGRTFVNVTHDQEEALSLSDRIAILNHGKLVQFGGPGELYERPRTRFVADFLGKSNFLHGVARGPDAAGMLLETPGQGIHVRFAGPVHMPRDGGRALLSLRPEKITVLNAGETAENVVEGTVRAFAYLGAGFSLVVETPHLGEIRAVLPAWQSPVAPAEGLPVRLGWAADAAVPVEEDAP; this comes from the coding sequence GTGAAGGGCCACGCCCTTTCGCTGCGCCGGCTGACCAAGCGCTATGGCGACTTCACGGCGGTGGAGGATGTCTCGCTGGAGGTGGAGCAGGGCCAGTTCCTGACGCTGCTGGGCCCGAGCGGCTCCGGCAAGACCACCATCCTGATGGCGGTGGCGGGCTTCGTGGAGCCGACCGACGGGCATGTGCTGCTGGATGGGCGCGACATCACGCCGCTCCCGCCCGAGAAACGCGATTTCGGCATGGTCTTCCAGGGCTATGCGCTGTTCCCGCATATGAGCGTGGCCGACAACGTGGCCTTTCCGCTGCGCGTGCGCGGCCAGTCGCGCGCCGACCGGGACGCCAAGGTGCGCGCGGCGCTCGACCTCGTGCAGCTTTCGGCCTTCGCGGAGCGCCTGCCCAAGCAGCTTTCCGGCGGGCAGCAGCAGCGCGTGGCCCTGGCCCGCGCGCTGGTCTTCGACCCGAATTTGCTTCTGCTGGACGAACCCCTTTCTGCGCTCGACAAGAAGCTGCGCGCCGAACTCCAGGAGGAGCTGAAGGCGCTGCACCGGCGCATCGGCCGCACCTTCGTCAACGTCACGCATGACCAGGAGGAGGCGCTGTCGCTGTCGGACCGCATCGCCATCCTGAACCATGGCAAGCTGGTGCAGTTCGGCGGCCCCGGCGAACTCTATGAACGCCCACGCACCCGCTTCGTGGCGGATTTCCTCGGCAAGTCGAACTTCCTGCACGGCGTCGCGCGCGGGCCGGACGCGGCGGGGATGCTGCTGGAGACGCCGGGCCAGGGCATCCATGTGCGCTTCGCGGGCCCGGTCCACATGCCGCGCGATGGCGGGCGCGCCCTGCTCTCGCTGCGCCCCGAGAAGATCACGGTGCTGAACGCCGGTGAGACGGCGGAAAACGTGGTCGAAGGCACGGTGCGCGCCTTCGCCTATCTGGGCGCCGGCTTCTCGCTGGTGGTGGAGACGCCGCATCTGGGCGAAATTCGCGCCGTGCTGCCCGCCTGGCAATCGCCCGTGGCACCTGCCGAAGGGCTGCCGGTGCGGCTCGGCTGGGCGGCCGATGCCGCCGTGCCGGTCGAGGAGGACGCGCCATGA